In one Cystobacter fuscus DSM 2262 genomic region, the following are encoded:
- a CDS encoding CapA family protein, translated as MRSRSLLFSVLALSSLGGCANWRASTAEPIRRPISDAPSVPPEANVPPTPPAPPAPPAPAPEAPPPAPEAPPAPPASASTPVGTPPLATTAAEVDALYARGVEALKAKDAPAALEAFSACARAAPERVDCQWELGWAYSLLNRWQEALAAWSVVQRLDPAHPDLEDALTQARGQTALQRQLAQPAAPPAPRPPPPADARLRIRAVGDVMLGTSFPEGLLPPDDGAASLATVAPLLRDADLTFINLEGPLCDHGETQKCRRGGNCYAFRSPTHYGRYLKDAGVDLASTANNHSGDFGELCRRETEATLDSLGIAWSGPAGTVATVEKNGLRVGMVAFHTSPNCNHVNNHATAAALVRQVKAAHDLVLVSFHGGAEGGKALNIPQGTEMFYGENRGDLRAFTHAVIDAGADLVIGHGPHVVRALEFYKDKLILYSLGNFATYGSFNLKGPQGLGMIADVELDAQGRFLSGRLLPTRQEGRGIPQPDPAGEVLPLVRRLTGEDFPTTGAQVSPDGRITPRKVSASREVK; from the coding sequence ATGCGCTCTCGCTCCCTCCTGTTCTCCGTGCTCGCGCTCTCCTCCCTCGGAGGCTGCGCCAACTGGCGCGCCTCCACCGCCGAGCCCATCCGCCGTCCCATCTCCGACGCCCCGTCGGTTCCCCCCGAGGCCAACGTGCCTCCGACGCCGCCGGCTCCGCCCGCGCCTCCCGCCCCGGCTCCCGAGGCTCCTCCCCCCGCCCCCGAGGCGCCGCCCGCGCCCCCCGCGTCCGCTTCCACGCCGGTGGGCACTCCTCCCCTGGCCACCACCGCCGCCGAGGTGGACGCGCTCTACGCCCGGGGCGTCGAGGCCCTCAAGGCCAAGGACGCCCCCGCCGCCCTCGAGGCCTTCTCCGCCTGCGCCCGCGCCGCCCCCGAGCGCGTGGACTGTCAGTGGGAGCTCGGCTGGGCGTATTCGCTGCTCAACCGCTGGCAGGAGGCGCTCGCCGCGTGGAGCGTGGTGCAGCGGTTGGATCCCGCCCACCCGGACCTCGAGGACGCCCTCACCCAGGCCCGGGGCCAGACGGCCCTCCAGCGGCAGCTCGCCCAGCCCGCGGCTCCCCCGGCCCCGCGCCCCCCGCCTCCCGCCGACGCCCGCCTGCGCATCCGCGCCGTGGGCGACGTGATGCTCGGCACCTCCTTCCCCGAGGGCCTCCTGCCCCCGGACGATGGCGCCGCGAGCCTCGCCACCGTGGCGCCGCTGTTGCGCGACGCGGACCTCACCTTCATCAACCTCGAGGGCCCCCTGTGCGACCACGGCGAGACGCAGAAGTGCCGCCGCGGGGGCAACTGCTACGCCTTCCGCTCGCCCACGCACTATGGCCGCTACCTCAAGGACGCGGGCGTGGACCTGGCCTCCACCGCCAACAACCACTCGGGTGACTTCGGCGAGCTGTGCCGCCGCGAGACCGAGGCCACGCTCGATTCCCTCGGCATCGCCTGGAGCGGCCCCGCGGGCACCGTCGCCACCGTGGAGAAGAACGGCCTGCGCGTGGGCATGGTGGCCTTCCACACCTCGCCCAACTGCAACCACGTCAACAACCACGCCACCGCCGCCGCCCTGGTGCGCCAGGTCAAGGCCGCGCATGACCTGGTGCTCGTCTCCTTCCATGGCGGCGCCGAAGGGGGCAAGGCGCTCAACATCCCCCAGGGCACCGAGATGTTCTACGGCGAGAACCGGGGCGACCTGCGCGCCTTCACCCACGCCGTCATCGACGCGGGCGCCGACCTCGTCATCGGCCATGGCCCCCACGTCGTGCGCGCGCTCGAGTTCTACAAGGACAAGCTCATCCTCTACTCCCTGGGCAACTTCGCCACCTACGGCTCCTTCAACCTCAAGGGGCCCCAGGGCCTGGGGATGATCGCCGACGTGGAGCTCGACGCCCAGGGCCGCTTCCTCTCCGGGCGCCTGTTGCCCACGCGCCAGGAGGGCCGCGGCATCCCCCAGCCGGACCCCGCCGGCGAGGTGCTCCCGCTCGTGCGCCGCCTCACCGGCGAGGACTTCCCCACCACCGGCGCCCAGGTCTCCCCCGACGGCCGCATCACTCCCCGCAAGGTCTCCGCTTCGCGTGAAGTGAAGTAA
- the sitA5 gene encoding SitA5 family polymorphic toxin has translation MRNPTGWGGWPLIVFFLFFLHAACATGVSRNNAREGSHSPSLESPPEPGEQAALTAEPGSKSATVYELEFMEPRAVPTRPVPISPGEFQQTFRRLARDVRLAHGTPREAAHVLLRPSREPRQDIETVESGGDWEWETYRGQGYTLVPRNQPGPVLLTPVADDALKAWYLKWCEHRGGGDCLGLLDDGPYLRADDRRVLALALALGPVLDETWRTLAHELMDVRAMVSLAVWTVAIYCMMWVVPEPTTKALAATLTVILMSWLGLETMWELMDGYSRMAVAAHEATTFEELRAAGDAFGKVLGKDAARALLLAVASLSGRTMGEVAARVKSLPGFGLAGRQWKAQGGAAVMSRVEAEETALAREGALARAVEAVEMVATSPQSGFAVVMLKRGPGGGAGKAPGGRSWATLMRHRGGNQQVELSDGQHWHLPRGKSVADIPAEDRVGDMIQEVVTQAVKEWGPHRLSANERLAIGEAQKKGKYWLARLLEREARGRYVHAKVEKQFQASLKWNRQGVDMVDLNTGRQYEILSGTESNLARHGRRMATEFFRMITF, from the coding sequence GTGAGGAACCCGACCGGATGGGGCGGCTGGCCGCTCATCGTCTTCTTCCTCTTCTTCCTCCACGCCGCGTGCGCCACGGGTGTCTCCCGGAACAACGCCCGGGAGGGCTCCCACTCACCATCGCTCGAGTCCCCACCGGAGCCCGGGGAGCAGGCCGCGCTCACGGCGGAGCCCGGCTCCAAATCGGCCACCGTGTACGAGTTGGAATTCATGGAGCCGCGCGCTGTCCCCACCCGGCCGGTGCCCATCTCCCCGGGCGAGTTCCAGCAAACCTTCCGGCGGCTCGCCCGCGACGTGCGGCTGGCGCACGGGACGCCGCGGGAGGCCGCCCACGTGTTGCTGCGCCCCTCGCGCGAGCCGCGGCAAGACATCGAGACGGTGGAGAGCGGGGGCGACTGGGAATGGGAGACGTACCGGGGCCAGGGCTATACCCTCGTGCCACGCAACCAGCCGGGCCCGGTGTTGCTCACCCCCGTGGCCGACGACGCCCTGAAGGCCTGGTACCTGAAGTGGTGTGAACACCGGGGCGGAGGAGACTGCCTGGGCCTGCTGGACGATGGGCCCTACCTGCGGGCGGATGACCGGCGGGTGTTGGCCCTCGCCCTCGCCCTGGGCCCGGTGCTCGACGAGACCTGGCGGACCCTGGCGCACGAGCTGATGGATGTGAGGGCGATGGTGTCCCTGGCCGTCTGGACGGTGGCAATCTATTGCATGATGTGGGTGGTGCCCGAACCCACCACCAAGGCACTGGCCGCCACCTTGACTGTGATTTTGATGAGCTGGCTGGGGCTGGAGACCATGTGGGAGCTGATGGACGGGTACAGCCGCATGGCCGTGGCGGCGCACGAGGCCACCACCTTCGAGGAGCTGCGCGCGGCGGGTGACGCATTCGGCAAGGTGCTGGGAAAGGACGCGGCGCGGGCGCTGCTCCTGGCGGTGGCCTCACTCTCCGGGCGCACGATGGGCGAGGTGGCGGCACGGGTGAAGTCGCTTCCGGGCTTTGGCCTCGCGGGGAGACAGTGGAAGGCCCAGGGCGGAGCCGCCGTCATGAGCCGGGTGGAGGCCGAAGAGACGGCACTGGCACGGGAGGGGGCCCTGGCACGGGCGGTGGAAGCGGTGGAGATGGTGGCGACGTCTCCACAGAGTGGCTTCGCGGTGGTGATGCTCAAGCGGGGACCGGGCGGTGGAGCGGGAAAGGCGCCAGGGGGCCGCTCTTGGGCAACCCTCATGCGTCACCGGGGCGGCAACCAACAGGTGGAACTCAGCGATGGCCAACACTGGCATCTGCCACGTGGCAAGTCGGTGGCGGACATTCCCGCCGAGGACAGGGTGGGGGACATGATTCAGGAGGTCGTCACCCAGGCTGTGAAGGAATGGGGGCCCCACAGGCTCTCGGCCAACGAAAGGCTCGCCATCGGCGAGGCCCAGAAGAAGGGCAAGTATTGGCTGGCGCGATTGTTGGAGCGAGAGGCCCGGGGGCGCTACGTGCACGCCAAGGTGGAAAAACAATTCCAAGCAAGCCTCAAGTGGAACCGCCAGGGTGTCGACATGGTTGACCTCAACACAGGCCGCCAATACGAGATCCTCTCTGGGACAGAGTCGAATCTGGCGCGACATGGCAGGCGAATGGCGACTGAATTCTTCCGGATGATCACCTTTTAG
- a CDS encoding pentapeptide repeat-containing protein produces MGWLENVIIKNKELENERFEVTDKDSLYFLGPNLTLRNCTVVLKVSARRLHILGARFIDCTFEVKQELKNHQDWVRASLEGCRFKGRLTGCDFGHWPEYGSEPEYQHGFIENCDFTEARLDGCRIMGCDPTPLRFPKWPCFTILDPIRRAPELRGAKWPGLVGDVLVGDLHAHPAPTRALTYYAPTLVERLESTPEQLRAVIEKFDCIVY; encoded by the coding sequence ATGGGCTGGCTCGAGAACGTCATCATCAAGAACAAGGAACTCGAAAACGAGCGGTTCGAGGTGACAGACAAAGACTCGCTCTATTTCCTTGGCCCCAACCTGACGCTGCGCAACTGCACCGTCGTCTTGAAGGTATCAGCCAGGCGATTACACATCCTCGGCGCCCGGTTCATTGACTGCACCTTCGAGGTGAAGCAGGAATTGAAGAACCATCAGGACTGGGTAAGAGCCTCGCTCGAGGGCTGCCGGTTCAAGGGCAGGCTGACGGGCTGTGATTTCGGGCACTGGCCCGAATACGGGAGTGAACCGGAGTATCAGCACGGTTTCATCGAGAACTGTGACTTCACCGAGGCCCGTCTGGATGGCTGCCGCATCATGGGCTGTGACCCAACCCCCCTGCGCTTCCCCAAGTGGCCCTGCTTCACCATTCTGGACCCCATTCGCAGGGCCCCCGAACTCCGTGGCGCCAAGTGGCCGGGTCTGGTCGGTGACGTCCTCGTGGGCGATCTCCACGCCCATCCGGCTCCAACCCGGGCACTGACCTATTACGCGCCCACCCTGGTGGAACGGCTCGAGAGCACACCGGAACAACTCCGGGCCGTCATCGAGAAGTTCGACTGCATCGTCTACTGA
- a CDS encoding Uma2 family endonuclease: MGWGKRPATYEDIEALPPGWVGEIIDDELWAFPRPSRRNAWAAMVLGAKLGNAFSHGPGGPGGWWILNEPEVHLGRQVLVPDRAGWRRQRAPGLLDRDDPFFDLAPDWVCEVLSPSTAALDRGRKLAIYHQEGVGHAWLVDPRAHTLEVYGRGEKGWRLIAHHGGEETVRAEPFDAEPLELRLLWAPKSTPAPGP; encoded by the coding sequence ATGGGTTGGGGAAAGCGTCCAGCCACCTACGAGGACATCGAGGCGCTGCCGCCAGGGTGGGTGGGGGAGATCATCGACGACGAGCTGTGGGCGTTTCCACGGCCCTCGAGGCGGAATGCATGGGCGGCGATGGTGCTCGGGGCGAAGCTGGGCAATGCCTTCAGCCATGGGCCGGGGGGCCCTGGGGGTTGGTGGATCCTGAATGAGCCGGAGGTGCACCTGGGCCGGCAGGTGCTGGTGCCGGACCGGGCGGGCTGGCGCCGGCAGCGGGCTCCCGGACTGCTGGATCGGGATGATCCCTTCTTCGACCTGGCGCCCGACTGGGTGTGTGAGGTGCTGTCCCCGTCCACGGCGGCGCTGGACCGGGGGCGCAAGCTGGCCATCTACCACCAGGAGGGGGTGGGTCATGCGTGGCTGGTGGATCCTCGCGCTCACACCCTGGAGGTGTATGGCCGAGGGGAGAAGGGCTGGCGGCTCATCGCCCATCACGGGGGCGAGGAGACGGTGCGTGCCGAGCCCTTCGACGCCGAGCCGCTGGAGTTGAGGCTGCTCTGGGCTCCGAAGTCCACGCCGGCTCCGGGGCCTTGA
- a CDS encoding DUF429 domain-containing protein, which translates to MRFLGWDLSDPFARRPRAVDVAVVDTHGRVDFEQREWPAPDGEGRLDPEALVAAFPVGPADVVVVDGPQALARPGERVREAERLLRAPGRTPDVLPVPGAPFHGFVRGGVLLFAALHQLGALEMLDMDTPEPGRARLFEAFPGATWRQLAVEKLGKKSSPEGRAARREQLEAAGLRFAGSRLPTHDELDAALCAWLGWLTRTAPERIHAVGLPLWRDAEGWLREGRILDVRRT; encoded by the coding sequence GTGCGTTTCCTGGGCTGGGATTTGAGCGATCCGTTCGCGCGCCGGCCCCGCGCCGTGGACGTGGCCGTGGTGGACACGCACGGGCGGGTGGACTTCGAGCAGCGTGAGTGGCCCGCCCCCGACGGCGAGGGGCGGCTCGACCCGGAGGCCCTCGTGGCCGCGTTCCCCGTGGGGCCCGCGGACGTGGTGGTGGTGGATGGGCCCCAGGCGCTCGCGCGGCCGGGGGAGCGGGTGCGCGAGGCCGAGCGGCTGCTGCGGGCTCCGGGGCGGACTCCGGACGTGCTCCCCGTGCCGGGCGCCCCCTTCCACGGCTTCGTGCGCGGTGGCGTGTTGCTCTTCGCGGCCCTGCACCAGCTCGGAGCCCTGGAGATGTTGGACATGGACACGCCCGAGCCGGGCCGGGCGCGCTTGTTCGAGGCGTTCCCCGGGGCCACATGGCGCCAGCTGGCTGTGGAGAAGTTGGGGAAGAAGTCCTCCCCCGAGGGCCGGGCGGCCAGGCGGGAGCAGCTCGAGGCGGCGGGGCTGCGCTTCGCGGGGAGCAGGCTGCCCACGCATGACGAGCTCGACGCGGCGCTGTGCGCGTGGCTGGGGTGGCTCACCCGCACCGCGCCCGAGCGCATCCATGCCGTGGGCCTGCCCCTGTGGAGGGACGCCGAGGGCTGGCTGCGCGAGGGCCGTATCCTGGACGTGCGGCGCACCTGA
- a CDS encoding NADAR family protein, with protein MRGGRCPPGDGHARGHRVLQRHRRLRRVLELRPLSAPRTWPTSQHYFQAQKFAGTPHEDAIRKARTPALAAELGRDRRQKLRRDWESVKVSVMRDALRAKFTQHPALAQLLLGTGDAKLVEHTANDDHWGDGGDGRGKNMLGRPLMQLRDELRAG; from the coding sequence ATGCGCGGCGGACGGTGCCCGCCGGGAGACGGACATGCCAGGGGTCATCGAGTTCTACAGCGTCACCGACGACTACGGAGAGTTCTCGAACTTCGCCCCCTATCCGCTCCACGGACCTGGCCCACGTCGCAGCACTACTTCCAGGCCCAGAAGTTCGCGGGAACCCCGCACGAGGACGCTATCCGCAAGGCCCGCACGCCCGCGCTCGCCGCGGAGCTGGGCCGAGACCGCCGCCAGAAGCTGCGCCGTGACTGGGAATCGGTGAAGGTCTCCGTGATGCGCGACGCCCTGCGGGCCAAGTTCACCCAACACCCGGCGCTCGCCCAGCTGCTGCTCGGCACGGGGGACGCGAAGCTCGTCGAGCACACCGCGAACGACGACCACTGGGGCGATGGGGGAGACGGCCGGGGCAAGAACATGCTGGGCCGTCCGCTCATGCAACTGCGCGATGAGCTGCGCGCGGGTTGA
- a CDS encoding RNA polymerase sigma factor: MGTALSFSNALHQDYSSQSLSLARETRPPASEARRSLFPAPAEQHFQAIVRVRQAELLRLWQLHQQELLALCASLFRGSRVDAEDALSRALLTAMEKFTRYADAVQNPQAWLKRLVYNTCISILRERQRERRLMLPEAEEQTLEVPVLDTPETSSLREELGRHLEQTLHSLPERLQAAVRMRLVLGLEYAEIAARLSISESNARKRVQLGREQLRRQMARYLRSGR; the protein is encoded by the coding sequence GTGGGTACGGCTCTCTCTTTCTCCAACGCTCTCCACCAGGATTATTCCTCTCAATCTCTGTCTCTGGCTCGGGAGACACGACCGCCCGCGAGTGAAGCCAGGCGGAGCCTCTTCCCCGCGCCCGCCGAGCAGCATTTCCAGGCGATCGTCCGTGTTCGCCAGGCGGAGCTGCTGCGTCTGTGGCAACTCCACCAGCAGGAGCTGCTCGCCCTCTGCGCCAGCCTCTTCCGCGGCAGCCGGGTGGATGCGGAGGATGCCCTGAGCCGGGCGCTGCTGACCGCGATGGAGAAGTTCACACGCTACGCGGACGCCGTCCAGAACCCCCAGGCATGGTTGAAGCGTCTGGTCTACAATACCTGCATCAGCATCCTCCGCGAGCGCCAGCGCGAGCGCAGGCTCATGCTCCCGGAGGCGGAGGAGCAGACCCTGGAGGTCCCGGTGCTCGATACGCCCGAGACGTCCAGTCTGCGAGAGGAGCTGGGCAGACACCTCGAACAAACCCTTCACTCCCTGCCCGAGCGGCTCCAGGCCGCGGTGAGGATGCGGCTCGTGCTGGGTCTGGAGTACGCGGAAATCGCCGCGCGGCTCTCCATCTCCGAGAGCAATGCCCGCAAGCGCGTGCAGCTCGGCCGCGAGCAGTTGCGGCGGCAGATGGCGCGCTACCTGCGTTCCGGCCGCTGA
- a CDS encoding DUF2589 domain-containing protein: MDQASSALQGIPFENLIGGPLTAAVKAQALAAKTSVDFIRSVGFTEKNEVVNIKFVYQRDGRNVSLDVPLLTIVPIPYLRIDDMTINFKATLSASGDSNTISTDNFEAKTEASASGGFWGQSYSLSGSVSSKKDSTASASSKYSIEYTMDINVHAVQDDIPKGLSTVLGLLGEQMKPVPQAVSQTSIQATWDKIYPALSPKKGQPVSIKDADVALTDSEKKPVPGVAVTFDLLGNDGKLLASVQGKSNNQGNLESDLILTVPTEFQGEAQWRMSIDGRTKQAKVTVS; this comes from the coding sequence ATGGATCAGGCATCAAGCGCATTGCAGGGCATCCCGTTCGAGAATCTGATCGGCGGGCCCCTCACCGCGGCGGTGAAGGCACAGGCGCTGGCGGCGAAGACCAGCGTGGACTTCATCCGCTCGGTGGGTTTCACCGAGAAGAACGAGGTCGTCAACATCAAGTTCGTCTACCAGCGAGACGGCCGCAACGTCAGCCTCGACGTCCCCTTGCTCACCATCGTGCCGATTCCCTACCTGCGGATCGACGACATGACCATCAACTTCAAGGCCACGCTCTCGGCCTCGGGGGACAGCAACACCATCAGCACCGACAACTTCGAGGCCAAGACGGAGGCCTCGGCCTCCGGCGGCTTCTGGGGCCAGAGCTATTCGCTCAGCGGCTCAGTGTCCAGCAAGAAGGACTCCACCGCCTCGGCGAGTTCCAAGTACTCCATCGAGTACACGATGGACATCAACGTGCACGCCGTGCAGGACGACATCCCCAAGGGCCTCTCCACCGTGCTCGGGCTCCTCGGTGAGCAGATGAAGCCCGTCCCGCAGGCCGTCTCGCAGACGTCCATCCAAGCAACCTGGGACAAGATCTACCCCGCCCTGAGCCCGAAGAAAGGCCAGCCAGTCTCGATCAAGGACGCCGATGTGGCGCTCACGGACTCGGAGAAGAAGCCGGTCCCCGGCGTCGCGGTCACCTTCGATCTGCTGGGCAACGACGGCAAGTTGCTCGCCAGCGTCCAGGGGAAGAGCAACAACCAGGGCAATCTGGAGTCGGACCTCATTCTCACGGTCCCCACGGAATTCCAGGGCGAGGCACAGTGGCGGATGAGCATCGACGGCAGGACGAAGCAGGCCAAGGTGACGGTGTCGTAA
- a CDS encoding DUF2589 domain-containing protein, protein MNLEINKSGGDDKPLQFYQLIGAPLTALVQAEAQAAQVTAEFIERVGFEPPAEAPSPPGGGAPMQQEPRRLRMLTFHYERQDKAGQRRSYQVRIPLLSLIPIPAIQIKTAEIELAANIRGLQKAKTRTQVSDTRDDFLSRERLELKMGMRGGKSASALQVKVKMNVEQADIPSGLSRLLHSLDESTLSEPMNHE, encoded by the coding sequence ATGAACCTAGAAATCAACAAGTCTGGAGGTGATGACAAGCCGTTGCAGTTCTATCAACTGATCGGCGCGCCGCTCACCGCACTGGTACAGGCGGAGGCCCAGGCGGCCCAGGTCACCGCCGAGTTCATCGAGCGGGTCGGCTTCGAGCCGCCCGCCGAAGCCCCCTCGCCCCCGGGCGGCGGCGCGCCGATGCAGCAGGAGCCCCGGCGGCTGCGCATGCTCACCTTCCACTATGAGCGGCAGGACAAGGCGGGGCAGCGCAGAAGCTACCAGGTGCGGATTCCTCTGCTCTCGCTCATCCCCATCCCCGCCATTCAAATCAAGACGGCAGAGATCGAGCTGGCGGCCAACATCCGTGGCCTCCAGAAGGCGAAGACCCGTACCCAGGTGAGCGACACGCGCGACGACTTCCTCTCACGCGAGCGGCTGGAGCTGAAGATGGGCATGCGAGGCGGCAAGAGCGCCTCCGCCCTGCAGGTGAAGGTGAAGATGAACGTGGAACAGGCGGACATTCCCAGCGGCTTGTCGCGCCTGCTCCACTCCCTGGACGAGAGCACCCTCTCCGAGCCCATGAATCACGAATGA
- a CDS encoding DUF2589 domain-containing protein — translation MDGQEMTLGAVVGAPLRAAIEAQASAASASVDFIRQLAFEPEEEGRTFAESGRLRMLVFHFDRPRKEGGTEPVRLEVPLLTMVPLPYLRLEELVVDFKVSVAAARDEEGAQAASGGEGGIADYLSPGSRPRLAANLSSKRDSTSTRSSRYAVETTMDFHLRAVQDDVPSGMQRLLSVLSEAIHVQPVATAADGTPPL, via the coding sequence ATGGATGGACAAGAGATGACCCTGGGCGCGGTGGTCGGCGCCCCGCTCCGGGCGGCCATCGAAGCGCAGGCCAGCGCCGCCAGCGCCTCCGTCGACTTCATCCGGCAGCTCGCCTTCGAGCCCGAGGAGGAGGGACGCACCTTCGCGGAGTCCGGCCGGCTTCGCATGCTCGTCTTCCACTTCGACCGCCCCCGGAAGGAAGGCGGGACGGAGCCAGTCCGCCTGGAGGTTCCCCTCCTCACGATGGTTCCCCTGCCCTACCTGCGGCTCGAGGAACTGGTCGTCGATTTCAAGGTCAGCGTCGCCGCCGCCCGCGACGAGGAGGGCGCTCAGGCCGCGAGCGGGGGCGAGGGAGGAATTGCAGACTATCTTTCCCCCGGCTCCCGCCCCCGGCTCGCCGCGAATCTCTCGAGCAAGCGCGACTCCACTTCCACCCGGTCCTCACGGTACGCCGTGGAGACCACCATGGATTTCCACCTGCGCGCCGTCCAGGACGACGTTCCCTCCGGAATGCAGCGCCTGCTGTCGGTGCTCTCGGAGGCCATCCATGTCCAGCCCGTCGCGACGGCGGCGGATGGCACCCCCCCTCTCTAG